One Anopheles marshallii chromosome 3, idAnoMarsDA_429_01, whole genome shotgun sequence genomic region harbors:
- the LOC128712511 gene encoding uncharacterized protein LOC128712511 — protein sequence MQTEMKTLLFILSIGSALAIRCYQCSSQTDPKGIDNCGAYKAFNKTQNIAIECNSDESHMPGSFCMKVVHQSPRGFIWDGRWRQVIRQCASVSETGVTGVCNWGVYENGVYWEECYCVEDECNSAPQIKTTSIVLLCLVSMLFVAKILS from the exons ATGcaaactgaaatgaaaactcTGCTTTTTATCCTTAGCATCGGATCGG CACTTGCTATCCGTTGCTACCAGTGCTCCTCGCAAACGGATCCGAAAGGAATCGATAACTGTGGTGCGTACAAAGCCTTCAACAAGACGCAAAACATTGCCATCGAGTGCAACAGTGACGAGTCGCACATGCCCGGATCCTTCTGCATGAAGGTGGTACACCAGAGTCCGCGGGGATTCATAT GGGATGGGCGATGGCGACAGGTGATTAGACAGTGCGCGTCCGTGTCGGAAACAGGTGTTACCGGTGTATGTAACTGGGGTGTATATGAGAATGGTGTGTACTGGGAAGAATGCTACTGTGTGGAGGATGAGTGCAATAGCGCCCCGCAGATTAAAACAACATCGATAGTCCTTTTGTGCCTTGTTTCGATGCTGTTTGTTGCGAAAATTCTTTCGTGA